CCAGGCTTTTTCCGGCCGGGCTTCATGCCCCCCGTCTGGCCGGCCCAGATGGCCAACTATAGCTGCCAGTGCCGGTGTCCGATCGCAGCGCATCCGCCCTACGGCATCATCTCCGCAGCCGTCAGATCCCAACCGATGCCTCAGCCGTCCGGCACCATCCGGCCGTCCACTCGACaccccccccctccctcccccCCGAACCATCCAACCCAGCCGCGGCATCTGCGAGCCGCATATGCCCCTACCCCCGTCGCGGCATCAAAAGCGGCTTGTCCGCTACGAAACCTACCACACGCCGCCTCCGCTCCGTTCCTCCCCGACCACCCCGCACCCCCGCGACGGCTACAAATACGCGCCGCGGCACGCGCGTCGGTttcgcccgcgcccgccgcacGAATCTCGGAGCAGACCGCAACCCTAGCCGCCCATGGCCGGCGGCAAGCGCCGCCACGCGCGCAACCCCACCGCCGGCGGGCCCCGCCGCGGCTCGGGCGCCGGGAGGCGCCGCCCCTTCCCCGAGCTCCCGTCCTTCGTATCcccggcctccgtcgccgccgccttctcctcCCCGGCCTCGGGCGGCcgagggcgcgggcggggcgggggaggggccggccggcgcggcggcgacacCGCGGATGGCGGCGCCTGCCACGCCGTCCCGTTCTGCTACAACTCCGAGCGGGGGACGCAGGCGCTGGAGGTGACCATCGACACCGCCCCCTGCGCCGAACCGGCCGCGGCCTCGGTCCCGCTGTACTTGTACGGCCCCGAGTTCGTCGGCGGGCTCGAGCTTGGGTTTCACGAGGACGAGGATGCGGACGAGGAGGGGGCCGCTGAGGCTGTACATATTGGGCTAGGTTTCCGGGACAGCGGCAACGAGGAGATGGAGCTCGAAttggaggagctggaggaggaagatgcCTCCTTCAAGACGCCCAAGCGGAAGCAGCAGCAGAAGGTGAATCGCAATCCGGGATTTTTGTCGATTGGGGGAGTCAGGATCTACACGGAGGACATCTCGTCATCGGAATCAGAGGAGATGAGCGGCTCTAACGAGGATTCAGAATCCGAATCAGGTGACGGGGAGAGATTTGAGAATGATGATGGCAAAAGCGACGAGGAAGGTAGTGAGGGTGAGAGGGATTCAGAGGCCGACGGTGAATCATCAGGGTCAGAATTAGATGAGGATTTGAGCATCGGGGATTCCTCTTCTGTTGATGATGAGGTTGTTGCCGATTACATGGAGGGGATTGGTGGGAGCGAGGAGCTGTTGAGCAGTAAGTGGATCGCTGGTATGAATTTGGGTGATGCAGACCCTGCAGAGCAGATGGATAcagatgatgatgaggatgaggatggtttTGTGaagaaggggaaggagaagCTTGAGGGCTATGCAATAATGACTGCGTCAGAGCAGTATGGGATGAAGAGGCCAAACTCGGCCGAACGGCAGAAGGGAAAGGGAATGGTTTGTGATAGGGATTTGCCAAGTATGCGGGTGATGGAACTGGAGGATATGTTTATGGTGAAGGATGTACGCGTGGCCAATAGGTCAAGGAAGGGTTCGAAGACTGGATCATCATCCTCTCAGCTCTCACGGTCCTGGCCTAATGAGGGTAGGAAGAGCAAAAAATATCATAGCGTGCCAGGTATTTAGGTTCTCCATTTTGCTGTGTTTTCCTTTGTTTTCTGCAGTAAGTTGTTTATTAAATTTTTTAAAATGAGAATATAGATGATTTCGAGAATGTGTTAGCCCGGTAGAAACCTTCTTAGAGGCATCGCTTACATTCTTAGAAGCATTAAGTGTCCTGGAGAATAAGAATATATTAGCACCCTGTGAATTCATTAAGGATCTTATAAATCTTATATATATGATTATCATCTGTAGGTCTCTCAGTGTTGAAGAGTAAGATATGGCAGTGAAACCACCCCAAGCTTTAATTTGAAACTTCTCTTTGGAAGTGGTTAAAGAAATCCCCTTTTTATGAGATACCTGCTCTGAAATCAGAAAGCTGGCAGTTTGATATTGCTATGGATGGAGAGGTTTATTGTTGCAGCATTGAAAGATATTGTTATGAATGGAGAGATTTTTTGTTGTAGCATTGAAACACAATTTCTTATTGGTGCCTTTCAGGAGAAGTTCTAGAAAGCATCTTTGTTAGATTTAGTAAAGTGTGCTATGTTGGTCATCAATTATGATTTTATTATGCATATAGATATGGTACAATTAGCTGAGGTTGTCACTTTGTGGTTTATTGATTCATATGTAATGAATAGAAAAATTCATATCAAAGTACAGCCTGATAAACTTAAAGAATATTTTCCTATTCATGCAAGATGATTTATGATTACCTTCTACATTGTTTTCTGTCGTTACAATTATTATAATACTATATGACCTCTATTTACTCTCACATCTTTTCATTTCACTGCATTTACTTTTTGCTGGGTTGTAAACTTAACTTATTATGTGATTCAGGTGAAAAAAAGAAGCATAGGAAGGAACTAATTGCAAAGAAGCGTCAACAACGAATGCTAAGTAGAGGAGTTGACTTGGGGCAAATAAATACGGTGAGTCACTATGCTTTACTCGAACTGAACTTGGTCAAAATTTGCTTTAGTAAATGCAGGAAAGTAGTAATAATTGCCTTGTTAAATATTAAGATTTTGATTTAATATATTTATTTCTTATCAATTGTTCACCTTTTGTATCATCAAGTTTTTACTTTGCATTTGCAATTTTATATTTCTGCTGGTTTCTTATAAAATATTGCAGAGAAATTCCTTAAGAATGTTTTTTCTATTTTATCATGTTGCTTTTCTGTTGTTTGGTTTCCTGCACATATTATCATTTTGac
The Panicum hallii strain FIL2 chromosome 6, PHallii_v3.1, whole genome shotgun sequence genome window above contains:
- the LOC112896737 gene encoding uncharacterized protein LOC112896737, which gives rise to MAGGKRRHARNPTAGGPRRGSGAGRRRPFPELPSFVSPASVAAAFSSPASGGRGRGRGGGGAGRRGGDTADGGACHAVPFCYNSERGTQALEVTIDTAPCAEPAAASVPLYLYGPEFVGGLELGFHEDEDADEEGAAEAVHIGLGFRDSGNEEMELELEELEEEDASFKTPKRKQQQKVNRNPGFLSIGGVRIYTEDISSSESEEMSGSNEDSESESGDGERFENDDGKSDEEGSEGERDSEADGESSGSELDEDLSIGDSSSVDDEVVADYMEGIGGSEELLSSKWIAGMNLGDADPAEQMDTDDDEDEDGFVKKGKEKLEGYAIMTASEQYGMKRPNSAERQKGKGMVCDRDLPSMRVMELEDMFMVKDVRVANRSRKGSKTGSSSSQLSRSWPNEGRKSKKYHSVPGEKKKHRKELIAKKRQQRMLSRGVDLGQINTKLRKMVVDQVDMVCFQPMHTRDCSQVQRLASIYQLKSGCQGSGKKRFVTVTLTGQSSLPSANGQIRLEKLLGTEPEDFSVNWENSKGPAGQKGLSAPGKLAKHRESSGKKSSSKKQVSFAEHPVSFVSCGTMAESVTETIAVDSIGGNTSCGKIAESNSTQLGSFEVHTRGFGSKMMAKMGFIEGTGLGKDGQGIVQPIQAIHRPKSLGLGVEFDSKAEAIKARTEPIKARSEPSKVRPESRRNVRALETSGVGSFERHTKGFGSKMMAKMGFVSGSGLGRDGQGIATPLTAVRRPKSRGLGAKDKY